One genomic region from Halococcus qingdaonensis encodes:
- a CDS encoding CDP-2,3-bis-(O-geranylgeranyl)-sn-glycerol synthase, producing MTLVETVAVAIWALLPAYVPNNAAVLLGGGRPIDGGRTLDGARLLGDGKTWRGALAGTLAGVAVAALLNAIAPTVGTATGLALPMFPPAAALALPLGAILGDIVASFLKRRTGRSRGAAFPGLDQLDFLVGALVLAALAATTWFTATFTLPVLAAALVLTPLLHVTTNVIAYRAGLKSEPW from the coding sequence GTGACTCTCGTCGAGACGGTCGCCGTCGCGATCTGGGCGCTGTTGCCGGCGTACGTCCCGAACAACGCCGCCGTGCTCCTCGGCGGCGGTCGCCCCATCGACGGCGGTCGGACGCTCGACGGCGCACGCCTTCTCGGCGACGGCAAGACCTGGCGCGGCGCACTCGCCGGCACGCTCGCCGGTGTGGCTGTCGCGGCCCTGCTCAACGCTATCGCCCCCACCGTCGGGACCGCGACTGGATTGGCACTACCGATGTTTCCCCCTGCTGCCGCCCTCGCGCTCCCGCTCGGAGCGATCCTCGGCGACATCGTCGCCTCCTTCCTCAAACGGCGCACCGGCCGCTCGCGCGGCGCGGCGTTTCCCGGACTCGACCAACTCGACTTCCTCGTCGGCGCGCTCGTCCTCGCCGCACTGGCCGCTACCACGTGGTTCACGGCGACCTTCACACTCCCCGTGCTCGCGGCGGCGCTCGTGCTGACGCCGCTCCTGCACGTCACCACCAACGTGATCGCCTATCGTGCCGGCCTGAAGAGCGAGCCGTGGTAG
- a CDS encoding DUF502 domain-containing protein, which produces MVSWKRDGTRGLVVLVPIIVTLYVLAFVYNTIASLPFIEAIQPAIVRVPLTLAVFALLVFGAGYLMRTASGPLVEGAIDDVMNSLPGLRVVYNASKMAVETAVTGTGDLQAPVKLETWDGLRMTAFKTGKRTEDGRDVLFLPTAPNITTGFVIEVAPDQYEETDERVEDALTRVLSAGFGETNDSEVPIDVRDEPLYRES; this is translated from the coding sequence ATGGTCTCGTGGAAGCGCGATGGCACCCGTGGACTGGTCGTGCTCGTGCCCATCATCGTCACCCTCTACGTGCTCGCATTCGTCTACAACACGATCGCCAGCCTGCCCTTCATCGAGGCGATCCAGCCGGCGATCGTCCGGGTGCCACTCACGCTCGCGGTGTTCGCACTGCTGGTCTTCGGCGCTGGCTACCTGATGCGCACCGCGAGCGGCCCGCTGGTGGAGGGGGCGATCGACGACGTGATGAACAGCCTGCCGGGACTCCGGGTGGTCTACAACGCCTCGAAGATGGCCGTCGAGACGGCCGTCACGGGCACCGGTGATCTCCAGGCACCGGTGAAACTCGAGACGTGGGACGGCCTACGGATGACAGCGTTCAAGACCGGCAAGCGAACCGAGGACGGCCGGGACGTGCTCTTCCTCCCGACCGCGCCGAACATCACCACCGGGTTCGTCATCGAGGTCGCGCCCGATCAGTACGAGGAGACCGACGAACGCGTCGAGGACGCACTCACACGGGTACTCAGCGCCGGTTTCGGCGAGACCAACGACTCCGAAGTCCCCATCGACGTCCGTGATGAACCGCTCTATCGCGAGTCGTAG
- the pyrE gene encoding orotate phosphoribosyltransferase has protein sequence MTDTELIDALRRVDAVEFGEFELSHGGTSDYYVDKYRFETDPDCLSLIADAFATRLDDETLAGVALGGVPLVAVTSVETDSPYVIARKQKKEYGTSNRIEGELAEGESVVVIEDIATTGQSALDAVTALREAGARVERVLVVVDREEGARETLAEADVELDALVTASELLADE, from the coding sequence ATGACCGACACGGAGCTCATCGACGCGCTGCGACGGGTCGACGCGGTCGAATTCGGCGAGTTCGAACTCTCCCACGGCGGCACGAGCGACTACTACGTCGACAAATACCGTTTCGAGACCGATCCGGACTGTCTCTCGCTGATCGCCGACGCGTTCGCGACACGGCTCGACGACGAGACACTCGCCGGTGTCGCCCTCGGCGGAGTGCCACTAGTGGCCGTGACGAGCGTCGAGACCGATTCGCCGTACGTCATCGCCAGGAAACAGAAAAAGGAGTACGGAACGAGCAATCGGATCGAAGGCGAGCTGGCCGAGGGCGAGTCGGTCGTCGTCATCGAGGACATCGCCACGACGGGCCAGAGCGCGCTCGATGCGGTCACGGCGCTGCGGGAGGCCGGCGCGCGCGTCGAGCGCGTGCTCGTCGTCGTCGACCGCGAGGAAGGTGCCCGCGAAACCCTCGCCGAGGCCGACGTCGAACTCGACGCGCTGGTCACTGCCTCGGAGCTGCTCGCCGACGAGTAA
- a CDS encoding proline dehydrogenase family protein has translation MIPPIADRFVAGETERDVITHARVLDTEGINSICNLLGEHYDSPEPAAADRESYCALIEAIGEEDIDATVSIKPSQLGLGIAEGCFRSNLELVVERAAEQGVFLWIDMEDHETTDATLDAYTHHVEEYDGIGVCVQANLKRTPDDLHRLADYPGKVRLVKGAYDEPGDVAYREKSRVNEAYRECLEIMFAEFDGGIAVGSHDPAMIDYAEGLHDEHGTAFEIQMLMGVREDAQHDLAAEHEVYQYIPYGDSWLSYFYRRMMERRENLLFGLRALLGR, from the coding sequence ATGATACCGCCGATCGCGGATCGGTTCGTCGCCGGCGAGACCGAACGCGATGTCATCACTCACGCCCGCGTGCTCGACACCGAGGGTATCAACAGCATCTGTAATCTCCTCGGCGAACACTACGACAGCCCGGAGCCGGCCGCCGCCGACCGCGAGTCCTACTGCGCGCTCATCGAGGCGATCGGCGAGGAAGATATCGACGCCACGGTCTCGATCAAGCCCTCACAACTCGGTCTCGGCATCGCCGAGGGATGCTTTCGCTCCAATCTCGAACTCGTCGTCGAGCGGGCGGCCGAGCAGGGGGTGTTCCTCTGGATCGACATGGAGGACCACGAGACGACCGACGCGACGCTCGACGCCTACACCCACCACGTCGAGGAGTACGACGGGATCGGCGTCTGCGTGCAGGCGAACCTCAAACGGACGCCCGACGATCTCCACCGACTGGCCGATTATCCCGGAAAGGTCAGGCTGGTCAAGGGTGCCTACGACGAACCCGGTGACGTCGCCTACCGGGAGAAGTCGCGGGTCAACGAGGCCTATCGCGAGTGTCTGGAGATCATGTTCGCCGAGTTCGACGGCGGCATCGCGGTCGGCAGCCACGATCCCGCGATGATCGACTACGCCGAGGGGCTCCACGACGAGCACGGAACGGCGTTCGAGATACAGATGCTGATGGGTGTTCGCGAGGACGCACAGCACGACCTCGCCGCCGAGCACGAAGTCTATCAGTACATTCCCTACGGCGACAGCTGGCTGTCGTACTTCTATCGTCGGATGATGGAGCGCCGGGAGAACCTGCTGTTCGGGCTGCGCGCGCTGCTCGGGCGGTAG